In the genome of Desulfovibrio sp. ZJ209, one region contains:
- a CDS encoding 23S rRNA (pseudouridine(1915)-N(3))-methyltransferase RlmH, which produces MAGNLLRLLCVGKLKTPFWREAAEHYRRRLDRWRRVEVVEVRDGDAALAPVARSAQEGRRLLEALAREAAPVALDEGGETLDSPGIAALLRHCDEAARRPVFVIGGPFGLSPGVLAACPRRISLSAMTWPHELARVLLLEQLYRAECILRNIPYHH; this is translated from the coding sequence ATGGCTGGCAATCTTTTGCGGCTCCTCTGCGTGGGCAAGCTGAAAACGCCGTTCTGGCGCGAGGCGGCGGAGCACTACCGGCGGCGTCTCGACCGCTGGCGGCGCGTGGAGGTGGTGGAAGTGCGCGACGGCGACGCCGCGCTCGCCCCTGTCGCGCGCTCGGCGCAAGAAGGCCGGCGCCTCCTCGAGGCCCTAGCCCGCGAAGCCGCGCCCGTGGCCCTGGACGAAGGCGGCGAGACGCTGGATTCGCCCGGGATCGCGGCCCTGCTGCGCCACTGTGACGAAGCCGCCCGGCGCCCGGTCTTTGTCATCGGCGGCCCCTTCGGCCTCTCGCCCGGGGTGCTCGCCGCCTGCCCGCGCCGCATAAGCCTTTCGGCCATGACCTGGCCGCACGAGCTCGCCCGCGTCCTTTTGCTGGAGCAGCTCTACCGCGCCGAGTGCATCCTGCGCAACATCCCCTACCACCACTGA
- a CDS encoding Sua5/YciO/YrdC/YwlC family protein has translation MPSHPQSPAHEAETPQLRRLGLEEAAATLAAGGIVIFPTETLYAIGCRADKASACGRICALKGRPQGSPLPLLAADRTQAAKAVRLDEAAPGLIQRFWPGPLSLLLPALPELAPEARNDNGFAALRVTSHPLAAKLAALAGGALTASSANFSGGAPAARADALDPALLAALARDGTATGLLAARTPDDEPRGGLPSTLVQSLPGGRSLRLLRAGAVSAEALAAAGFRLVLRGGPGAPSVAGKSGPRPPTRY, from the coding sequence ATGCCTTCACATCCTCAAAGCCCGGCGCATGAGGCCGAGACGCCGCAACTGCGACGCCTCGGGCTCGAGGAGGCCGCGGCCACCCTCGCCGCCGGGGGCATCGTCATCTTTCCCACCGAGACCTTGTACGCCATCGGCTGCCGCGCCGACAAGGCCTCCGCCTGCGGCCGCATCTGCGCGCTCAAGGGGCGCCCGCAAGGCTCGCCCCTGCCCCTGCTGGCGGCGGACAGAACCCAGGCCGCCAAGGCCGTGCGCCTTGACGAGGCGGCGCCGGGCCTTATCCAGCGCTTCTGGCCCGGGCCGCTGAGCTTGCTCCTCCCGGCCCTGCCCGAGCTGGCGCCCGAGGCCCGCAATGACAATGGTTTCGCCGCCCTGCGCGTGACCTCGCACCCGCTTGCGGCCAAGCTCGCGGCACTCGCGGGCGGCGCGCTCACGGCGAGCAGCGCCAATTTCAGCGGCGGCGCGCCGGCGGCGCGCGCGGATGCGCTCGACCCGGCGCTTCTGGCGGCGCTCGCCCGCGATGGCACGGCTACCGGGCTGCTTGCGGCACGCACCCCGGATGATGAACCGCGCGGCGGCCTGCCCTCCACCCTTGTCCAGTCGCTCCCCGGCGGCCGCTCGCTGCGTCTCCTGCGGGCCGGAGCTGTCAGCGCCGAAGCCCTCGCGGCGGCGGGCTTCCGCCTGGTGCTCCGGGGCGGGCCAGGCGCTCCTTCCGTTGCCGGCAAAAGCGGCCCGAGGCCACCGACCCGGTATTGA
- a CDS encoding UbiX family flavin prenyltransferase: MRKILVGVSGASGMPLALRLLGHLSAMPDVELSCIVSDGAAAVLAAECGMEPAALARLARHAYPADDLGAGPASGSWWHGGGAPAAMLVVPCSMGTLGALASGATRNLLQRAADVALKESLRLVLVTRESPLSAIHLRNMLTLREAGAVIMPFSPGFYLRPQGLTAMLDQFCGRILDQAGLAHSLGRWAPEAATRSAISQGDQP, from the coding sequence ATGCGCAAGATACTTGTGGGCGTAAGCGGGGCGAGCGGCATGCCGCTCGCGCTCCGGCTGCTCGGGCATCTTTCCGCCATGCCGGACGTGGAGCTCTCCTGCATCGTCTCGGACGGCGCGGCCGCGGTGCTCGCCGCCGAGTGCGGCATGGAGCCTGCGGCCCTTGCCCGCCTCGCCCGCCATGCGTACCCCGCGGACGACCTCGGCGCCGGGCCGGCCAGCGGCTCGTGGTGGCACGGCGGGGGCGCGCCCGCGGCCATGCTCGTGGTGCCCTGCTCCATGGGGACGCTCGGGGCGCTGGCGTCGGGCGCCACGCGCAACCTGCTCCAGCGGGCGGCGGACGTGGCCCTGAAGGAGAGCCTGCGCCTTGTGCTCGTGACGCGGGAAAGCCCGCTTTCGGCCATCCACCTGCGCAACATGCTCACCTTGCGCGAGGCCGGGGCCGTCATCATGCCCTTCTCGCCCGGCTTCTACCTGCGCCCGCAGGGCCTAACCGCCATGCTCGACCAGTTTTGCGGGCGCATCCTCGACCAGGCGGGCCTCGCCCACAGCCTCGGCCGCTGGGCGCCCGAAGCCGCCACCCGCTCCGCCATCAGCCAAGGAGACCAGCCATGA
- a CDS encoding metal-dependent hydrolase — MSSITWYGHSAFKIACGDASCVIDPFFAPRWGQKPEEIGSTDMVLVTHDHGDHVGDAVAICKKTGAMLGAVVGTAAKLADAGVPEAQVMNGIGFNIGGTLTVKGISVTMTQAFHSSDSSVPVGYILRMPDGLVIYHAGDTGIFSSMELLGRLYGIHVALVPMGGVFTMDAAQAAHACRLIGCGAAVPMHWGTFPMLAQNVDGFRKALSAACPGCSCVELAPGKAREFTLTQNGLRW, encoded by the coding sequence ATGAGCAGCATCACCTGGTACGGCCACTCGGCCTTCAAGATCGCCTGCGGCGACGCGTCATGCGTCATCGACCCCTTTTTCGCGCCGCGCTGGGGCCAAAAGCCAGAAGAAATCGGCAGCACGGACATGGTGCTCGTGACGCATGACCACGGCGACCATGTGGGCGACGCGGTAGCCATCTGCAAGAAGACCGGCGCCATGCTCGGGGCGGTGGTGGGCACGGCCGCGAAGCTTGCCGACGCCGGCGTACCCGAGGCGCAGGTCATGAACGGCATCGGCTTCAACATCGGCGGCACGCTGACGGTCAAGGGCATTTCCGTCACCATGACCCAGGCCTTCCATTCCAGCGATTCCAGCGTGCCGGTGGGCTACATCCTGCGCATGCCCGACGGCCTTGTCATCTACCACGCTGGCGACACGGGCATTTTCTCAAGCATGGAGCTTCTGGGCAGGCTGTACGGCATCCATGTGGCGCTGGTGCCCATGGGCGGCGTGTTCACCATGGACGCCGCGCAGGCGGCGCACGCCTGCCGGCTCATTGGCTGCGGCGCCGCCGTGCCCATGCACTGGGGCACCTTTCCGATGCTCGCGCAAAATGTGGACGGCTTCCGCAAGGCGCTTTCCGCCGCCTGCCCGGGCTGCTCCTGTGTGGAGCTGGCGCCGGGCAAGGCGCGGGAATTCACGCTCACTCAAAACGGCTTGCGCTGGTGA
- a CDS encoding peptidylprolyl isomerase — MADKKNPVVLLETTEGDILIELYPDKAPRTVENFLMYVDEGFYNNTIFHRVIPGFMIQGGGMDARMREKPTHEPIPNEADNGLKNERGSVSMARTSDPHSASAQFFINLVDNDFLDFRAPTIDGWGYCVFGKVTDGMDVVDKIAKVKTRTVGIHENVPADSVMITSASRFE, encoded by the coding sequence ATGGCAGACAAGAAAAATCCCGTCGTCCTGCTCGAGACCACCGAGGGCGACATCCTCATCGAGCTCTATCCCGACAAGGCCCCGCGCACGGTGGAGAACTTCCTCATGTATGTGGACGAGGGCTTTTACAACAACACCATCTTCCACCGCGTCATCCCGGGCTTCATGATCCAGGGCGGCGGCATGGACGCGCGCATGCGCGAAAAGCCCACCCACGAGCCCATCCCCAACGAGGCCGACAACGGCCTGAAGAACGAGCGCGGTTCCGTGTCCATGGCCCGCACCAGCGACCCGCACAGCGCCTCGGCGCAGTTCTTCATCAACCTCGTGGACAACGACTTCCTGGACTTCCGCGCGCCCACCATCGACGGCTGGGGCTACTGCGTGTTCGGCAAGGTCACGGACGGCATGGACGTGGTGGACAAAATCGCCAAGGTCAAGACCAGGACCGTGGGCATCCACGAGAACGTGCCCGCCGACTCGGTGATGATCACCAGCGCAAGCCGTTTTGAGTGA
- the mutY gene encoding A/G-specific adenine glycosylase yields MKRRAAGVARAARPLLPGPLPGMGPELRDPERHAAELSPLLCAWFAAARRDLPWRVNYTPYEVWISEIMLQQTQMDRAVDYYRRWMEQLPDVAALAAAPEETVLRLWEGLGHYSRARNLMAAARRIMEEHGGAFPERGEDIRALPGIGPYTAAAVASIAFGRPVACVDANVERVLSRLFDVETPARREPAATFIRQWAQRLVPEAAAREHNQAMMELGALVCRKQPRCPACPWGAYCRARQRGVAAERPVKDEGPGMTALTTVAGILTARGRILVRRRPARGVWAGLWEFPGGAVQEGEEPGAALLRHLREGCGLGAQLLEGGGHIVHTRTRYRITLHWRRLGLGESAPGSLPALPDDSWRWVTPEELASLPLPAPHRKVAALALAQ; encoded by the coding sequence ATGAAGAGACGGGCCGCCGGAGTCGCAAGGGCCGCAAGGCCGCTCTTGCCGGGCCCCCTCCCTGGCATGGGCCCCGAACTGCGCGACCCCGAACGCCACGCGGCCGAGCTCTCGCCCCTGCTTTGCGCATGGTTCGCGGCGGCGCGCCGCGACCTCCCCTGGCGGGTGAACTACACGCCCTATGAGGTCTGGATCTCGGAGATCATGCTCCAGCAGACCCAGATGGACCGCGCGGTGGACTATTACCGTCGCTGGATGGAACAGCTCCCGGACGTGGCGGCCCTCGCCGCGGCGCCGGAAGAGACTGTGCTCCGCCTCTGGGAGGGCCTTGGCCACTATTCCCGCGCGCGCAACCTCATGGCCGCTGCCCGGCGCATCATGGAAGAGCACGGCGGCGCCTTCCCGGAGCGGGGGGAGGATATCCGCGCCCTGCCCGGCATCGGCCCCTACACGGCCGCGGCTGTGGCGAGCATCGCCTTCGGCAGGCCCGTGGCCTGCGTGGACGCCAATGTGGAGCGCGTGCTCTCCCGCCTGTTCGATGTGGAGACGCCGGCGCGCCGCGAGCCGGCGGCCACGTTCATCCGCCAGTGGGCGCAGCGCCTCGTGCCCGAGGCTGCCGCGCGGGAGCACAACCAGGCCATGATGGAGCTCGGCGCGCTCGTCTGCCGCAAGCAGCCGCGTTGCCCCGCCTGCCCGTGGGGCGCCTATTGCCGGGCGCGGCAGCGCGGCGTGGCGGCCGAGCGCCCGGTGAAGGACGAAGGCCCCGGCATGACCGCCCTCACCACCGTGGCGGGCATCCTCACGGCGCGGGGCCGCATCCTCGTGCGCCGGCGCCCGGCGCGGGGCGTCTGGGCCGGGCTGTGGGAGTTCCCCGGGGGCGCCGTTCAGGAGGGGGAAGAGCCGGGCGCGGCCCTGCTGCGCCATCTGCGCGAGGGCTGCGGCCTTGGGGCGCAACTTCTCGAAGGCGGCGGCCACATCGTGCACACGCGCACGCGCTACCGCATCACCCTGCACTGGCGCCGGCTGGGGCTTGGGGAGAGTGCGCCGGGCTCTCTCCCCGCCTTGCCAGATGACAGCTGGCGCTGGGTGACACCCGAAGAGCTGGCCAGTCTTCCCCTGCCCGCGCCGCACCGCAAGGTCGCCGCCCTCGCCCTGGCCCAGTGA